From one Tsukamurella tyrosinosolvens genomic stretch:
- a CDS encoding class I SAM-dependent methyltransferase codes for MNCRLCGSSQLRSVVDLGATPPCEMFLTAAELDGPEPTYPLHLRICEECLLLQIPALILPEETFSEYAYFSSFSASWVDHARRFVDESIRRLELDGDSLIVEVASNDGYLLQHAVAAGVPCVGIEPSVNVGQAARDRGVPTVTAFLGPETAAQVRAEHGPADLVVANNVYAHIPDLLGFTQGLRGLLADDGWLSIEVHHALALVAEGQFDTIYHEHFQYYTVLSAQRALATAGLTVVDVELVPTHGGSIRVWARPDGVAQAPSDRVREVLRIEEEAGLHVLSGYTGMQALADRARQDLLRFLLECRAAGKRVAGYGAPGKGNTLLNYCGIRPDLLEYTVDRNPYKHGRFTPGTRIPIHAPERLDADRPDVVVVLPWNLETEITEQLRPLIEQGTEVVYPMPQLHTARPVAATTEV; via the coding sequence ATGAATTGCCGTCTGTGCGGCTCGTCACAGCTGCGGAGCGTGGTCGACCTCGGTGCCACACCACCTTGTGAAATGTTCCTCACCGCAGCGGAACTGGACGGCCCCGAGCCCACCTACCCGCTGCACCTGCGGATCTGCGAGGAATGCCTGCTGCTCCAGATCCCCGCGCTGATCCTCCCGGAGGAGACCTTCTCCGAGTACGCGTACTTCTCCTCGTTCTCCGCGAGCTGGGTCGACCACGCGCGCCGCTTCGTGGACGAGTCGATCCGCCGGCTCGAGCTCGACGGCGACAGCCTCATCGTCGAGGTCGCCAGCAACGACGGGTACCTGTTGCAGCACGCCGTCGCCGCCGGCGTGCCCTGCGTCGGCATCGAGCCCTCGGTCAACGTCGGGCAGGCCGCCCGGGACCGGGGCGTCCCGACGGTGACCGCCTTCCTCGGCCCGGAGACCGCCGCGCAGGTCCGCGCCGAGCACGGCCCCGCCGATCTGGTGGTCGCGAACAACGTCTACGCGCACATCCCCGACCTCCTGGGATTCACCCAGGGGCTGCGGGGACTGCTGGCCGACGACGGCTGGCTGAGCATCGAGGTGCACCACGCGCTCGCGCTCGTCGCCGAGGGCCAGTTCGACACGATCTACCACGAGCACTTCCAGTACTACACGGTGCTCAGCGCGCAGCGGGCGCTCGCCACCGCGGGCCTGACGGTCGTCGACGTCGAGCTCGTCCCCACGCACGGCGGCTCCATCCGCGTCTGGGCGCGGCCCGACGGGGTGGCACAGGCACCGTCGGACCGCGTGCGCGAGGTGCTGCGGATCGAGGAGGAGGCCGGGCTGCACGTGCTCTCCGGCTACACCGGGATGCAGGCGCTGGCCGACCGGGCCCGGCAGGACCTGCTGCGCTTCCTGCTCGAGTGCCGCGCCGCGGGCAAGCGGGTGGCCGGCTACGGGGCCCCGGGCAAGGGCAACACGCTGCTCAACTACTGCGGCATCCGGCCCGACCTCCTCGAGTACACCGTGGACCGCAACCCGTACAAGCACGGCCGGTTCACCCCCGGCACGCGCATCCCGATCCACGCGCCCGAGCGCCTCGACGCCGACCGCCCCGACGTGGTCGTCGTGCTGCCGTGGAACCTCGAGACCGAGATCACCGAGCAGCTGCGTCCCCTGATCGAGCAGGGCACCGAGGTGGTCTACCCCATGCCCCAGTTGCACACCGCGCGGCCGGTCGCCGCTACCACGGAGGTCTGA
- a CDS encoding YdcF family protein, with amino-acid sequence MRRWQRLLWIATLVVVLVLAAVGGVGYALFGIDHQDPLRKVDAIIVLGGEHDGREQYGIRLAQEGWSKNVVLSNPYGRYEPDDLAMQAMCGTRLGDVSITCEKPVPSTTRGEAMFTERLSKQNGWSSVIVISWGYHLTRSRYIFDNCYSGETVMRAVPRSYDYGPADWELIYLYQFVGTAKAVVQGTCD; translated from the coding sequence GTGCGGCGATGGCAACGACTCCTGTGGATCGCGACGCTCGTCGTGGTCCTGGTGCTCGCCGCGGTCGGCGGCGTCGGCTACGCGCTGTTCGGCATCGACCATCAGGACCCGCTGCGCAAGGTGGACGCGATCATCGTGCTCGGCGGCGAGCACGACGGCCGCGAGCAGTACGGCATCCGGCTGGCCCAGGAGGGCTGGTCGAAGAACGTCGTGCTCTCCAACCCTTACGGCCGGTACGAACCCGACGACCTCGCCATGCAGGCGATGTGCGGAACCCGCCTCGGCGACGTCAGCATCACGTGTGAGAAGCCCGTGCCCAGCACCACCCGCGGCGAGGCGATGTTCACCGAGCGGCTGTCGAAGCAGAACGGCTGGTCCTCGGTGATCGTGATCAGCTGGGGCTACCACCTCACCCGCTCGCGCTACATCTTCGACAACTGCTACTCGGGCGAGACGGTCATGCGCGCGGTGCCCCGTAGCTACGACTACGGCCCCGCCGACTGGGAACTGATCTACCTCTACCAGTTCGTGGGCACGGCGAAGGCCGTGGTCCAGGGCACCTGCGACTGA
- a CDS encoding NAD-dependent succinate-semialdehyde dehydrogenase: MNVADLLNSVPTGLWLKGASTPSESGRTFDVINPATGEVLASVANATPADATAALDAASAAADEWAATAPRVRADILRAAFDAVTARADDFALLMTLEMGKILPESRGEVAYGAEFLRWFSEEAVRIGGRTATAPAGTGEIAVVKEPVGPCLAITPWNFPLAMGTRKIGPALAAGCTVIVKPAEDTPLTMLLLAQVFAEVGLPAGVLSVLPTLDAPTVVRELMDDDRLRKVSFTGSTGVGKILLAQAANNVLRTSMELGGSAPFLVFDDADLDKAVDGAMLAKMRNGGEACTAANRILVQNGIREAFTAKLTERVAAMRVGPGWEADSAIGPIINAKQRGSIAALVDEAVAAGATVRTGGKPVDGAGFFYEPTVIDGLPDGARIRRDEIFGPVAAIVGFDTEEQGVAMANDTDYGLAAYFFTENVGRAQRVARRLQAGMVGVNRGVISDPAAPFGGIKQSGLGSEGGSEGIEEYLNTKYIALPPV; this comes from the coding sequence GTGAACGTCGCCGACCTGCTGAATTCCGTCCCCACCGGACTCTGGCTGAAGGGCGCGTCGACGCCGAGCGAGTCCGGCCGCACCTTCGACGTGATCAACCCCGCCACCGGCGAGGTCCTCGCGTCCGTCGCGAACGCGACGCCCGCCGACGCGACGGCGGCCCTCGACGCGGCGAGCGCCGCCGCTGACGAGTGGGCCGCCACCGCGCCCCGCGTGCGCGCCGATATCCTGCGCGCCGCGTTCGACGCGGTGACCGCCCGCGCCGACGACTTCGCGCTGCTCATGACCCTGGAGATGGGCAAGATCCTGCCCGAGAGCCGCGGCGAGGTGGCCTACGGCGCCGAGTTCCTGCGCTGGTTCTCCGAGGAGGCCGTGCGCATCGGCGGCCGCACCGCGACCGCGCCCGCCGGCACCGGCGAGATCGCCGTCGTCAAGGAGCCCGTCGGGCCGTGCCTGGCGATCACGCCGTGGAACTTCCCGCTGGCCATGGGCACCCGCAAGATCGGGCCCGCCCTGGCCGCCGGCTGCACCGTGATCGTCAAGCCGGCCGAGGACACGCCGCTGACGATGCTGCTGCTCGCGCAGGTCTTCGCCGAGGTGGGCCTGCCGGCCGGCGTCCTGTCGGTGCTCCCGACCCTCGACGCGCCCACCGTCGTCCGGGAACTGATGGACGACGACCGCCTGCGGAAGGTCTCCTTCACCGGCTCCACCGGCGTCGGCAAGATCCTCCTGGCGCAAGCGGCGAACAACGTGCTGCGCACCTCGATGGAGCTCGGCGGCAGCGCCCCGTTCCTCGTCTTCGACGACGCCGACCTCGACAAGGCCGTCGATGGTGCGATGCTCGCCAAGATGCGCAACGGCGGCGAGGCGTGCACCGCCGCCAACCGGATCCTGGTGCAGAACGGTATCCGCGAGGCCTTCACCGCGAAGCTCACCGAGCGGGTGGCGGCCATGCGGGTCGGGCCGGGCTGGGAGGCCGACTCCGCCATCGGCCCGATCATCAACGCCAAGCAGCGCGGCTCCATCGCCGCGCTCGTCGACGAGGCCGTCGCCGCCGGCGCCACCGTGCGCACGGGCGGCAAGCCGGTCGACGGTGCCGGCTTCTTCTACGAGCCCACCGTCATCGACGGCCTGCCCGACGGTGCCCGCATCCGCCGCGACGAGATCTTCGGCCCCGTCGCCGCGATCGTCGGCTTCGACACCGAGGAGCAGGGCGTGGCGATGGCCAACGACACCGACTATGGCCTGGCCGCGTACTTCTTCACGGAGAACGTCGGGCGGGCGCAGCGCGTCGCACGCAGGCTCCAGGCGGGCATGGTCGGCGTGAACCGCGGCGTGATCTCCGATCCGGCCGCCCCGTTCGGCGGGATCAAGCAGTCCGGCCTCGGCTCCGAGGGCGGCAGCGAGGGCATCGAGGAGTACCTGAACACCAAGTACATCGCGCTCCCGCCGGTGTGA
- a CDS encoding DUF6421 family protein, whose amino-acid sequence MSDDAVFARVQVEQARSCAWATTLDRAREMVPPNPADASLAEAVDTLRRRGMTVTDALAPHIGPAELAAADVYVIPHLARPGVERVTGDLPPVYAPDELDAIERYVRNGGGLVVLAECDTATSGNNLDELLGRFGVHVESVVVQEAAGERRHGGNATWVRSEIAPDLNGQGIVAAVDGACFYRTGVLDLTAAPGATVLARTSDTAAPAGRALAAALTVDRGRVVVFADSDLFGDDSIDDLDQRTLWANAVTWAAGAHEDPPADTGSGAADSPDWAALKAAVEELRGIQDETGAVPDAAHHRRAGELVDEIVIRIDALAHLFPHDADYLAAVPLDFRRWIEGGFGRPEFDESLAAFRPDRSRADGTEHLVVFPMYTQNGNAGKVFEAVLLRVVWPEWLAETERTFDNRQFLAVAFEDFTPGYDTHSAVLFPETVTVAQTPEFHWGAIFCDREAARFRRVTGAAAEILSLRLPPDGDRLVASQSLAESTFALWDLIHDRTHSRGDLPFDPFMIKQRMPYWQYSLEELRCDLTTFREAYRLQQDGHPYGLPVQLAILCDRLFRFPITGDRVRNYDGLGGQLLFAYLHRHGALRWRDNRLSFDWKELPLQVIRLTEEIEELYRTGIDRSKVGQWLASYEFVSTYVAPGPGSTWAQGPSALPLDGPPKALVDLVLPDEFPLNMFYEALRRKMAPVIESAKGITAATATEVPA is encoded by the coding sequence ATGTCAGACGATGCGGTGTTCGCGCGCGTCCAGGTCGAGCAGGCCCGGAGCTGCGCGTGGGCGACGACCCTGGACCGCGCCCGCGAGATGGTTCCCCCGAACCCGGCCGACGCGAGCCTGGCCGAGGCCGTGGACACCCTGCGCCGCCGCGGCATGACGGTGACGGACGCCCTCGCCCCGCACATCGGGCCCGCGGAGCTGGCCGCGGCCGACGTCTACGTGATCCCGCACCTCGCCCGGCCCGGCGTCGAGCGCGTGACCGGCGACCTGCCGCCCGTGTACGCACCCGACGAGCTCGACGCGATCGAGCGGTACGTCCGCAACGGCGGCGGGCTCGTGGTCCTCGCGGAATGCGACACCGCCACCTCGGGCAACAACCTCGATGAGCTGCTCGGGCGGTTCGGCGTGCACGTCGAGTCGGTGGTCGTCCAGGAGGCCGCAGGCGAACGCCGCCACGGTGGCAACGCCACCTGGGTCCGCTCCGAGATCGCCCCCGACCTGAACGGCCAGGGCATCGTCGCGGCGGTCGACGGGGCCTGCTTCTACCGCACCGGCGTCCTCGACCTCACCGCCGCGCCCGGCGCCACGGTGCTGGCGCGCACGAGCGATACCGCGGCCCCCGCCGGCCGCGCACTGGCCGCTGCGCTGACGGTCGACCGCGGCCGGGTCGTGGTCTTCGCGGACTCCGATCTGTTCGGGGACGATTCGATCGACGACCTCGACCAGCGCACCCTCTGGGCCAACGCCGTCACCTGGGCCGCCGGGGCGCACGAGGACCCGCCCGCGGATACGGGCAGCGGCGCGGCGGACAGCCCCGACTGGGCGGCGCTCAAGGCCGCGGTGGAGGAGCTGCGCGGGATCCAGGACGAGACCGGCGCGGTCCCCGATGCGGCCCACCACCGGCGGGCCGGCGAGCTGGTCGACGAGATCGTCATCCGGATCGATGCGCTCGCCCACCTGTTCCCCCACGACGCCGACTACCTCGCCGCGGTGCCCCTCGACTTCCGCCGGTGGATCGAGGGCGGCTTCGGCCGGCCCGAGTTCGACGAATCCCTCGCCGCGTTCCGGCCCGACCGCAGCCGGGCCGACGGCACCGAGCACCTCGTCGTCTTCCCGATGTACACCCAGAACGGCAACGCGGGCAAGGTCTTCGAGGCCGTCCTGCTCCGCGTGGTCTGGCCCGAGTGGCTGGCCGAGACCGAGCGTACCTTCGACAACCGACAGTTCCTGGCGGTGGCCTTCGAGGACTTCACCCCCGGCTACGACACCCACTCCGCGGTGCTGTTCCCCGAGACCGTGACGGTCGCGCAGACCCCCGAGTTCCACTGGGGCGCCATCTTCTGCGACCGCGAGGCCGCCCGCTTCCGTCGCGTGACGGGCGCGGCCGCCGAGATCCTCTCGCTGCGCCTCCCGCCCGACGGGGACCGCCTCGTCGCCTCGCAGTCCCTCGCGGAGTCCACCTTCGCGCTGTGGGACCTGATCCACGACCGCACGCACAGCCGGGGCGACCTGCCCTTCGACCCCTTCATGATCAAGCAGCGGATGCCGTACTGGCAGTACTCCCTGGAGGAGCTGCGCTGCGACCTCACCACCTTCCGGGAGGCGTACCGGCTCCAGCAGGACGGCCACCCGTACGGGCTGCCGGTGCAGCTGGCGATCCTGTGCGACCGCCTCTTCCGCTTCCCCATCACCGGTGACCGGGTGCGCAACTACGACGGCCTCGGCGGCCAGCTGCTGTTCGCCTATCTGCACCGCCACGGCGCGCTGCGCTGGCGCGACAACCGGCTCTCGTTCGACTGGAAGGAGCTGCCGCTCCAGGTGATCCGGCTCACCGAGGAGATCGAGGAGCTCTACCGCACCGGCATCGACCGGTCCAAGGTCGGCCAGTGGCTCGCGAGCTACGAGTTCGTCTCCACTTACGTCGCGCCCGGTCCCGGGTCGACGTGGGCGCAGGGCCCGTCGGCGCTCCCGCTCGACGGTCCTCCCAAGGCCCTGGTGGACCTCGTCCTGCCCGACGAGTTCCCCCTCAACATGTTCTACGAGGCGCTGCGGCGCAAGATGGCACCCGTGATCGAGAGCGCGAAGGGCATCACGGCGGCGACGGCGACGGAGGTACCGGCATGA
- a CDS encoding glucose-1-phosphate cytidylyltransferase encodes MKVVLFCGGYGMRMRNTADDMVPKPMQLVGPRPLIWHVMRYYAHFGHTEFVLCLGYGAQHIKNYFLNYRETESNDFVIRGGEVELLGADMRDWTITFVDTGLESAIGERLRRARPYLDGDEYFLANYADVLSDAPMNTIIDQVKATGSAASMLLVPPQSSFHCVDVDGDDKVTGITPVSEFPIWENGGYFVLTQEVFDHLPPGGDLVADSCTALAKEGKLLGYKHRGFWKPADTFKERADLDAGYARGDRPWMVWKDPVG; translated from the coding sequence ATGAAGGTTGTCCTGTTCTGCGGCGGCTACGGCATGCGGATGCGCAATACCGCGGACGACATGGTGCCCAAGCCCATGCAGCTCGTCGGACCGCGGCCGCTCATCTGGCACGTGATGCGGTACTACGCGCACTTCGGCCACACCGAGTTCGTGCTGTGCCTGGGCTACGGCGCGCAGCACATCAAGAACTACTTCCTCAACTACCGCGAGACGGAGTCGAACGACTTCGTGATCCGCGGCGGCGAGGTGGAGCTGCTCGGCGCCGACATGCGGGACTGGACGATCACCTTCGTCGACACAGGACTGGAATCGGCCATCGGCGAACGCCTCCGGCGCGCGCGGCCCTATCTGGACGGTGACGAGTACTTCCTCGCCAACTACGCCGACGTGCTCAGCGACGCCCCGATGAACACCATCATCGACCAGGTCAAGGCGACCGGCTCCGCCGCCTCGATGCTGCTGGTGCCGCCGCAGTCCTCGTTCCACTGCGTGGACGTGGACGGCGACGACAAGGTCACCGGCATCACCCCCGTCTCCGAGTTCCCCATCTGGGAGAACGGCGGCTATTTCGTGCTGACCCAGGAGGTCTTCGACCACCTGCCGCCCGGCGGCGATCTGGTGGCGGACTCGTGCACCGCGCTGGCCAAGGAGGGGAAGCTGTTGGGCTACAAGCACCGCGGCTTCTGGAAGCCCGCCGACACGTTCAAGGAGCGGGCCGACCTCGACGCCGGCTACGCCCGCGGCGACCGGCCCTGGATGGTCTGGAAGGACCCGGTCGGATGA
- a CDS encoding threonine aldolase family protein, with translation MTRLHDPAKRGFASDNYAGVLPEVLEAIAEANLGHQGAYGADVYTAALDARIVELFGDGARAFPVFNGTGANVVALSAVSDRWSAVVCADTGHIHVDEGGAPEKLAGLKLFVVPTVEGKLTPEAITAAVPDRAGDVHWAQPRVLSVAQSTELGTVYTPDELRALAEYAHERDWLLHIDGSRLANAAASLGTDLRAITTDIGADVVSMGGTKNGLLGAELVVVLDAASAPGVEYVRKLSMQLASKQRFLAAQFLALLDDDRYLRVAGHANAMARLLADLVRGIGGVTITQPVQSNAVFAELPRAAAEALMERVPFYFWDEIRGEVRWMCAWDTTEEDVRAFAALISAELSRTAGI, from the coding sequence ATGACCCGCCTGCACGATCCCGCCAAGCGCGGCTTCGCGAGCGACAACTACGCCGGCGTGCTGCCGGAGGTGCTCGAGGCGATCGCCGAAGCGAACCTCGGGCACCAGGGCGCCTACGGCGCCGACGTCTACACCGCCGCCCTCGATGCGCGGATCGTCGAGCTGTTCGGCGACGGGGCGCGGGCGTTCCCCGTGTTCAACGGCACCGGCGCGAACGTCGTCGCGTTGTCCGCGGTCTCCGACCGTTGGTCGGCGGTGGTCTGCGCCGACACGGGCCACATCCACGTCGACGAGGGCGGCGCCCCCGAGAAGCTCGCCGGGCTCAAACTCTTCGTCGTGCCCACCGTCGAGGGCAAGCTGACCCCCGAGGCGATCACCGCCGCCGTCCCCGACCGGGCGGGCGACGTGCACTGGGCACAGCCTCGCGTGCTCTCGGTGGCGCAGTCCACCGAGCTCGGCACCGTCTACACCCCGGACGAACTGCGGGCCCTCGCGGAATACGCGCACGAGCGCGACTGGCTGCTGCACATCGACGGCTCGCGCCTGGCCAACGCCGCCGCGAGCCTCGGCACGGACCTGCGGGCGATCACCACCGACATCGGCGCCGACGTCGTGAGCATGGGCGGCACGAAGAACGGCCTGCTCGGCGCTGAACTCGTGGTGGTCCTCGACGCGGCCTCCGCGCCCGGCGTCGAGTACGTGCGCAAGCTCTCGATGCAGCTGGCCTCCAAGCAGCGCTTCCTCGCCGCGCAGTTCCTCGCTCTGCTCGACGACGACCGGTACCTGCGGGTCGCGGGCCATGCGAACGCGATGGCGCGGCTGCTCGCGGATCTCGTCCGCGGGATCGGCGGCGTGACGATCACGCAGCCGGTGCAGTCGAACGCGGTCTTCGCGGAGCTCCCGCGCGCGGCCGCCGAGGCGCTGATGGAGCGGGTGCCGTTCTACTTCTGGGACGAGATCCGCGGCGAGGTCCGCTGGATGTGCGCGTGGGACACCACCGAGGAGGACGTCCGCGCGTTCGCCGCGCTGATCTCGGCCGAGCTCAGCCGAACCGCGGGAATTTGA
- a CDS encoding sugar transferase gives MSIDTWVAAGAAPAEPVADATPEPARAPATGAPIPPVALPQVPSARAVAEAHRDRLARRIVAADAVVALAASAAGFVVGYAAGESAPELAALVVGANLFWFLRLWRSRPMAMPLLRLGTPELRRVLVTAQLVYGPLVLIELLFPQMLPQALFLASAPVALVGALLVRLRFRHKATAVAPVPTLVVGGFASATASTRSLLGAPTAGARVVGVCLPTNDAIVVDALEIAGTRVPVVGTDRSVLEAARETGAGIVVLTATDSLGPDDLRELMWQLAAEGIELVVTAGLPDVARSRMVSGSVGRTPMTAVAAPRPARSHGLGKRMLDLAVAGAGVLVTGPVMLAIAVAVKADSRGPVFYRAQRVGAGGESFDMIKFRSMYVDADTRRGVLADENMGAGPLFKVKNDPRVTRVGRFIRRYSLDELPQFFNVLGGSMSVVGPRPALAHEVEQYPPVMLRRMLVKPGVTGAWQVNGRSNLSWDESIRLDVGYVENWSLGTDVGIIARTVRTVLTSDGAY, from the coding sequence ATGTCGATCGACACCTGGGTAGCGGCCGGTGCCGCCCCGGCGGAGCCCGTCGCCGACGCCACGCCCGAGCCCGCGCGGGCTCCGGCGACCGGCGCGCCGATCCCGCCCGTGGCCCTGCCGCAGGTACCGTCAGCGCGCGCCGTCGCGGAGGCCCACCGCGACCGCCTGGCACGCCGGATCGTCGCTGCGGACGCCGTCGTGGCGCTCGCCGCCTCGGCCGCGGGCTTCGTCGTCGGCTATGCAGCCGGCGAGAGCGCGCCCGAACTGGCCGCCCTCGTGGTGGGAGCGAACCTGTTCTGGTTCCTCCGCCTCTGGCGTTCCCGGCCGATGGCCATGCCGCTGTTGCGGCTCGGCACCCCCGAGCTGCGCCGCGTTCTCGTCACGGCCCAGCTCGTCTACGGCCCACTGGTCCTGATCGAGCTCCTCTTCCCGCAGATGCTTCCTCAGGCGCTCTTCCTCGCCTCGGCACCAGTCGCTCTGGTCGGTGCGCTGCTCGTGCGACTCCGGTTCCGGCACAAGGCCACTGCCGTGGCGCCCGTACCCACCCTGGTGGTCGGCGGTTTCGCCTCGGCCACGGCCTCGACCCGGAGCCTCCTCGGCGCGCCGACCGCAGGCGCGCGGGTCGTGGGAGTCTGCCTCCCCACCAACGACGCCATCGTCGTCGATGCGCTCGAGATCGCGGGCACGCGAGTGCCCGTCGTGGGGACGGACCGTTCCGTGCTCGAGGCCGCGCGCGAGACCGGCGCCGGCATCGTGGTGCTCACCGCGACCGATTCCCTCGGACCCGATGACCTCCGTGAGCTGATGTGGCAGCTCGCGGCGGAGGGCATCGAGCTCGTGGTCACGGCGGGCCTGCCCGACGTCGCGCGCTCCCGGATGGTGAGCGGTTCGGTCGGCCGTACCCCGATGACCGCCGTCGCCGCGCCGCGCCCCGCCCGCTCCCACGGGCTCGGCAAGCGCATGCTCGACCTGGCCGTCGCCGGTGCCGGCGTGCTCGTGACCGGGCCGGTCATGCTCGCGATCGCCGTCGCCGTCAAGGCGGACAGCCGCGGCCCGGTCTTCTACCGCGCGCAGCGGGTCGGTGCCGGTGGCGAGTCCTTCGACATGATCAAGTTCCGGAGCATGTACGTCGACGCGGACACCCGCCGCGGCGTCCTGGCCGACGAGAACATGGGCGCGGGGCCGCTGTTCAAGGTGAAGAACGATCCGCGGGTCACGCGGGTGGGCCGCTTCATCCGCCGGTACAGCCTCGACGAGCTGCCCCAGTTCTTCAACGTCCTCGGTGGCTCGATGTCCGTGGTCGGGCCGCGCCCGGCGCTCGCGCACGAGGTCGAGCAGTACCCGCCGGTCATGCTCCGCCGGATGCTGGTGAAGCCGGGCGTCACGGGCGCCTGGCAGGTCAACGGCCGCTCGAACCTCAGTTGGGACGAGTCCATCCGGCTCGACGTGGGGTACGTGGAGAACTGGTCGCTCGGCACGGACGTCGGCATCATCGCGCGCACGGTGCGCACCGTGCTCACCTCCGACGGCGCCTACTGA
- a CDS encoding SDR family NAD(P)-dependent oxidoreductase, which yields MSGVTGRTVVVTGANGALGQEVVRRLVAAGAQAAVITRGAPAEEIADLDGVSAYRADLSDRAATAEAVRRIVAEHGGADGLLHLVGGWRGGTPIDEADPADWDFLEAGLIRSLQNVSQPLYPALAASEDARVAVISSISVAKPTAKNAMYATAKAAAEAWTLALADGFAGTGAAATVLRVMALLTPQMKADSPERKFPRYTPIGDVADRLVALWDAPAAEVNGTVDTLVPEVTA from the coding sequence ATGAGCGGGGTGACGGGCCGCACCGTCGTGGTGACGGGCGCCAACGGGGCACTGGGGCAGGAGGTCGTGCGGCGGCTCGTCGCCGCCGGGGCGCAGGCCGCCGTCATCACGCGCGGCGCTCCCGCGGAGGAGATCGCGGACCTCGACGGCGTGAGCGCCTACCGCGCGGACCTGTCGGACCGCGCCGCGACGGCGGAGGCCGTCCGGCGCATCGTCGCCGAGCACGGCGGCGCCGACGGCCTGCTGCACCTGGTGGGCGGCTGGCGCGGCGGCACCCCGATCGACGAGGCGGACCCCGCGGATTGGGACTTCCTCGAGGCGGGCCTGATCCGCAGCCTGCAGAACGTCTCCCAGCCGCTGTACCCCGCGCTCGCCGCGAGCGAGGACGCGCGGGTCGCCGTCATCTCGTCGATCTCGGTGGCGAAGCCGACGGCGAAGAACGCGATGTACGCCACCGCCAAGGCCGCCGCCGAGGCGTGGACCCTGGCACTCGCCGACGGCTTCGCCGGCACCGGCGCCGCCGCGACGGTCCTGCGGGTGATGGCGCTGCTCACGCCGCAGATGAAGGCCGACTCCCCGGAGCGGAAGTTCCCGCGCTACACGCCCATCGGCGACGTGGCCGATCGCCTCGTCGCGCTGTGGGACGCTCCTGCGGCCGAGGTGAACGGCACCGTCGACACCCTGGTTCCGGAGGTGACCGCATGA